The Arachis hypogaea cultivar Tifrunner chromosome 14, arahy.Tifrunner.gnm2.J5K5, whole genome shotgun sequence genome has a segment encoding these proteins:
- the LOC112742812 gene encoding uncharacterized protein: MTTIAEALSRLTLSPSNNHNTHQASTSSGLRSQPQPNPKESINTIILRSGTKLYEVSLKPTSVSKKTHNEEIEEEMEVERGEKEDVAREEEDILKVKEPKRKNSLEEPTPVPFPSVAKKAKKHEDFDPNVVKIFKNVELTVHLFQAIQQVLKYAKFLKDVCTHKKKIGELGKNPVNDSISSLIPEKCSDPRPCLVTYVIGGMKFMDCMCDLGACVSIMPLLIYEKLNLSPLKRSRARFVLANKSIVSAVGIAENVLVNIQELLFFVDFHILKTPPIDSDKPSSILLGRPFLKTSRFKLDTFSGSYSFEAEGKVVKFTLEGAKKPTHEAYSIFGCDLIEERVVEPNVGYEEEKVVKEPISWEHTQSKHAKELEIFLLGEVPNVDH; this comes from the coding sequence ATGACAACCATTGCCGAAGCCTTATCCCGTTTGACTCTTTCTCCTTCAAACAATCACAACACCCACCAAGCTTCCACCTCCAGTGGCCTACGTTCTCAACCTCAACCAAACCCCAAGGAAAGCATTAATACTATTATCCTAAGGAGTGGTACCAAATTATATGAAGTTAGTCTTAAGCCTACAAGTGTGAGCAAGAAAACCCACAATGAAGAAATAGAAGAGGAAATGGAGGTGGAAAGAGGTGAGAAGGAGGATGTTGCAAGAGAAGAGGAAGATATATTGAAGGTCAAGGAGCCCAAAAGGAAAAACTCCCTTGAGGAGCCCACACCAGTTCCTTTTCCGTCGGTAGCTAAAAAGGCTAAGAAGCATGAAGACTTTGACCCCAATGTGGTGAAAATCTTCAAGAATGTGGAACTTACCGTCCATCTTTTTCAAGCTATCCAACAAGTTCTAAAGTACGCTAAATTTCTAAAGGATGTTTGCACTCACAAGAAAAAAATTGGTGAGCTAGGTAAGAATCCGGTAAATGACTCTATCTCTTCTCTTATTCCGGAGAAGTGTAGTGATCCTCGTCCTTGCCTAGTAACTTATGTGATTGGTGGGATGAAGTTCATGGATTgtatgtgtgatttgggagcttgTGTGAGCATCATGCCCCTCCTTATCTATGAAAAGTTGAACTTGTCACCATTGAAGCGGTCCAGAGCAAGATTTGTGTTGGCGAACAAAAGTATTGTGTCGGCTGTGGGAATTGCGGAGAATGTCTTGGTAAATATTCAAGAGTTGCTATTTTTTGTGGATTTTCACATTTTGAAGACCCCTCCAATTGATTCGGACAAGCCATCTTCTATCCTTCTTGGGAGGCCATTTTTGAAGACATCCCGGTTCAAGTTAGATACATTTTCAGGGTCTTATTCATTTGAAGCCGAAGGGAAAGTGGTGAAGTTCACCTTGGAGGGAGCCAagaaaccaacccatgaagcatatTCTATCTTTGGTTGTGATCTAATTGAAGAGCGAGTAGTTGAGCCTAATGTGGgatatgaagaagaaaaggttgtCAAGGAGCCTATATCATGGGAGCACACACAATCCAAGCATGCCAAGGAGTTGGAGATTTTCCTCCTTGGAGAGGTTCCAAATGTTGATCATTGA